NNNNNNNNNNNNNNNNNNNNNNNNNNNNNNNNNNNNNNNNNNNNNNNNTCGGCGTCCTTTGTCGCCTGAATGACGTCAGTGGGATTCGTTAAATCCCCGTCTAACAGGGTCACCCGCGGGTTGTCGTTCAATTCAGAAAGTCGTTCCGGATGACGGAGCATCAGGGTTAATTGGATGTCTTTAAAGGTTGGTTCAGTTAACAGCCGTTCTTCAACTAGGTGGGCAATCTGCCCGTTGGCAGCTAAAATGGTAACGTTCATAAGTTCCGCCTCTTAATTGACTGATGGTCATTATTTTTGATAAAAAAGGGGCGCCCCTATTTTACTAAGTAAGGCGCTAGCATGGAACCGAGGGCGACATCGCAGTAGTCGCGTAAGCGTTGTTCAGGGCTTGCTTGGTCATCAACCCCCCAAGCGACTAAAATGCCATAGAGTTCCACCGTTAAAAGGTTGGCGATGGTTGCCACAGGGGTTGACGCCGTTAAACGTTGGTGGTCAACCAACCCTTGTAAGAGTCGTTCAATCCCCCGCCGGTCGTTTTCAAACTTACCAATTTGTCCATTAGAGGGGTCCAAGATAAAGCGGAGCCAACTCCGGACCATGGCTAAGGTCGATTGATCGGTGACCACCTTGAGGTAACTCATTAAGTAGTGACGAATCCCTTCGACTGGATCGCCGTTGACCAGAATCGGGATTTGGTCATTAATCGCCGCAAATCGGTGTTGACTCAGGGCGATCATTAAGTCCCCCTTCTTTTTAAAGTAGGTATAAAAGGTTCCCTTAGAAACCCCGGCCAGCTTGGTAATTCGTTCGACCGACACCGCTGCGTAGCCTTCCTTAACGATTAGTTGGTCCGCCGCCGTTAGTAGTTTTTGCTTGGTTAAGCGGACTTGTTCTTCACGCTTCAAAGTGCACCTCCCTTTCCTTGATGCTCGTATCATATAACATAATTGACTGACGGTTAATTATGTTAGAGCGAAAACTTGGATAAGCCCTATTTTCATCTACTTAACATAATGTAATTAGTTGATACCGCCGAAGTCGATTTGATCCAGCAAGTCTTCCCTACTCTGCTGGTCGAGCCCCAAGTAGGCCAAGGTCATCGCCTCGCTGGAATGGTTGAGCAGCTTCATTACGAGTCCAATGTTGTAATTGGACTGTACGTACACCCGGTAAGCACCAGTTTTACGCATCGTGTGGGTACCGAGGTAGTTTAAGCCGAGTAAATCCCCCACCTTGTGCATGACTTTATAGTACTGATGCTCGGTAATGTGGCGTTCCGGGCGTTGAAAGGAGGGAAAAAGCCATTCGCTGGTATAAACCTGGCAGTCCGGGTTAGCTAATTGGTAGTTGGTCAACCAACGGGCGTAGCGCTTGAGGTCTTTTTCGACCGGCTTCAAATAAAGGGTGTTTTGCTTGTGGGTTTTCTTGTCGACGATGAAGGCGTTGCGTCGTACCTCCCCTTCTTCATCAAACACGTCAGCCTTTTTTAAACTGATAACGTCGGACACCCGCAACAGGGTCGCCTTCCCGACTTGGAAGATCGTGTAGTTGCGTTGACCAAACTTGAAATTGTCACGCAAGGTCGCTAATACCTGGGATAACATCTGGGAGTCCTTAATGGGGAGTACCAACTGCTTCAAAAGATCACTTCTTTCCTGGGGGCTGTTTTTTAGCTATCCTCAATTATAGTCCTCATCACCCAAACCGTCAATTTTAGATCCTATTAAAACGGCATTCTCGGGGGCCTATTTGTATATTATAGGCCCCATTTTGGCGCCACAAATCCCCAGAACAGTAAATTCGCTCTCAGACAAAATTTCAGTCGGGTTAATGGGTACTTGTCCGTTTCATTATCGCTGAACGTCAAATCATTTAATTAACATAATATAATTTAAACAACTTCTCCCCTACTAAAAAATCCCCCGCTAAGGGAGGATTACAGCTGGTGTAAAAATTGACTCACTACTTGATTGAAGACGGCTACCTGTTCGGCCATGACGACGTGGCCGGACTGGTCAATTGAAACGTGATGGACCATTGGGTTATCCTTAGCCACCGTTGCGTAGGCTGATTGGTAAAAGGGGCTTTGGTTGGCGGTCACCAATAAGGTCGGCACCTTGGTGGTTGCTAGGGTTGGCCGGAAGTCTTGGCGCGCGACGTCGGTAACTAGTTCCCGGTTGGCCGCCCGGTCGAAAGGAAACTGCTGTTTAACTACCCGGAGTTGGTCATAAACGTGTTGGTCGATGCCGTGTAGCGTTTCTGATACGCCGGGTGCAAGTAGACCCTGCTGGTAGTTGGCACGGGTAACCTTCATGAAGCCATAGGGCCAAGATGGCGAATTAATCAGGCGCGGGCTCTGGTCGACGGCCACTACCCCCGCCAACGGATAGTTAGGGTACCGGGTTAAGAAGTCATAGATGACACTAGCCCCCATTGAGTGACCAATCAAGATGGGGTAGTTGATGGTTGACAAAGCGAGCAACTCTTGGAGGTCCCTACTGAGGCGGTGAATGCTGTCGAGGTTGGGATCAAACTGGGAGGAACCGTGATTACGTTGGTCGTAGGTTACGACCTGATAGCCGCGGCTGGTAAAGTATTCAACTTGACGCGTCCAAACTTGCTGGTAGCCACCAAAGCCGTGGATGAAGATCAGGCTTTGGCCGTAACCAACGACTTGGTAGTTAAGGCGGAGTCCATCATCAGTTCTTAGTTCCATGATCATTATCCCCTTCCATCACACTGGCCAAAAAGATGGTGGCAATCAGGAGGTCGGCCGCCCCACCCAGACTGAGGTGGCGGTCAGAAAAGTCCTTCTCTAGGTTGACCAAGAATTGACGACCTTGTTTCGTTGTTAGACCACCGAGCTCAAAGAAACGGTCTAACTGTTGGTCCTTCCATGCTAAGATGGCTGGGTCCCCAGCCCGCTTAACTAGGGTCGTGTCATCGGTGTGGCGGGCAATCTTCAAGAAGGTGGTTAGCTGGCGGTCATTTTGGTTCATCCCCCAGTTAGCCCGCCAGGTCGGCAGGCCATACTTGAAAACGGTTGGGAAACCGCTCGCCGCTTCCCCCCGGATCCCGGTTTGCCCGTAGGCTAGGTACTGGCGCTCCCCGGCGGTCAGCTGTTGGCCATGCTTTAAGCCATCCAGGTCGGTCGCCAATAGGTTAGCCAACATCTCTTTGACAACCCGTTGAACGTTCAACTGGGTAACTGGCAACTGACGCCCCTTCAGCGTCGCCACGGTTCCAGTCAAAATGCCCAGCGAAAAAATGGTGCCCTTGTGAGTATTAACCCCCGCTGTTGCTTTGAACATCGTCGTTTCGGCCCGCTGACCGAGGAGGCGAAGTTGGTTAAAGAAAAGGGGCGCAGGTTGTTCGGTCGGGAAATTGAGGCCGGCCGTGGCCGCCTGCTTAAAGTAAGGGCGTAGACTGGTGGCGCTTTGAATAAAGGTGAAGACATCCATATCTGGGTGGGCGCGGTGCTCAACTGGGTTAACCAATCCTGGTTTGGGCCAGGTGACGACTTCGTTTAACATTGCCTTCACCGCTTGGTCCGCCAGTTGCTCAGCAACAGTCTCCCGTTGGTTAGCCGCGGTTGCTTCGTCAATTAGTTTGGCCACCCGGGCTTGTAGTTCTTCAACGCTGTGGCGCCGTGACCGTCCACATTCCTTAGCCGGGCGCCCGCAGATTAGACAGGTCCGAACTGTAAGATCAAAATCCCCCCGCGAAAGTGAGTGGGATTCCCCGCCGTTGGTGATTAACACATCGAGGTCAAAGAGCCGGTTGGCTGGTTGGCGCTCTTCGAAGTGGACGGTCCCCTCCTTGACGGTTACGCCAGCGCTATATAATAGGTAGAAACGTTCCGGACCGGTTGGAGCATCCTCCCAAGAAGTCGCAATTTCAAAGGGTTGTCCGCACGCTAGCCACTGGTCCTCAAGGCGTGCTAAGCCGGCGGTAAAGAAGGCTTGGATGGCAGCGCTGTTCTTGACTGGCCCCGGGATATTTAGCTTGCAGGCGACCACCACCTGGGAAGGGTGTTCTCTTAATAACTGTGCCTGCGTGGCTACCCGCCGGTCGCGGTTGGCTAAGACCGCTGGGATCTCTACATTGGTCCCTTCAAATACCTTGCTCACCATTGTTAGTTCCTCCTAATTATATTATGTAAATAAAAGGGTACCGGATCAAGGTAACCCTATTCTGACGCTACTTGATCACCAAGTACTTAGACGAGGCCCTGGCGCGCGGGATCGTGGACATTAACATCCACACTGATTACGCCCGGAACGCCAAGCTGGAAAAGCAATTAAGCCAGGCCCTGAACATCAAGCACCTCTATATCCTACGGGAACCCGTTAGCCCTTCTAAACGCCAAGGGGTCCTGACCAGCTTTGCCGCCCACCAGGTTCAAGCCGCCATTGCCCAATCGCATGTGGTGGGGCTTTCCTGGGGGGAAACGGTCTTTGCCGTCTTGGATGCCTTTAGCCTCCAGGAAGCCGATGACCTGACCTTCACCCAGTACCTGGGCGAAAACATGAAGTACCGCTCTTCATCCGGGTCAATGCGAATGGTCCAAAAGGCGGCCTCCAGTTACGACGCCGGCTACACCACCATCCCGGGGCCCCTTTACATCGTCAATGATCAGGTCCGCCAAGGCCTCATCCAGGAACCCTCGATGACCGAAGCCTTTGAAAATGCCGCCCAGATGGACATGCTCTTATCGGGACTGGGCACGATCGAGTCCATCAACGCCATTCCCGCCTGGCGCTCCGCCAAGGAAGCCATCTTCCCCGGCGTCGACTTAGACCAAGTGGCCGGGATGGCCTTCGGGCGCCCGTACGACATCAACGGGAACTTTTTGATTGACCAAGAAAACGATAAGACCTTCTCGCTACCACTGGAACAAATCTTACAGGTTCCCCGTCGCTTTGCCGTCGTTCAGCGCCGTAGCAAAGCCTCCGCTGCCCTGGGGGCCTTACGGGGGGGCTTTTTTACCGACATGATCTTCACTGAGACGATTGCCATGAAAGTGCAAAAATTACTGTAAGAACTCGAAAAAGCCGTCGCTTCGCAGGTGCGAAGTGGCGGCTTTTGATTTGACATTTGGTAACTATTCGCCTGGCTTGTAGTCTTCATCGATGATCAGGACCGGCTTGATCGTCTTCCCGGACCCAGAATCGGCGTTGGCCTCGTTAATCTGATCGAAGGTGTAGAACTTCTCGGTCTTGTCGAAGTCAAACATCCCTAACTGGTAGAACTTGATCAAGCGTGGGATGTCGACTTGTGGGATCGAGTCCCCCATGTTGACACCGACAATCGTCTTGTCTGCTGGGCACAAGTCATCCCAAGTGTTGATGTCGATGTGGTTGGCGGTGACGGCAATTGGCGCCAAGACCCCACCTTGGGCCAGTGCCTTGATCGCGTCTTGAATCACCTTAGAAACCCCGGTCGTGTCGACGGCGTAGTCAACCCCGTGGCCATCGGTAAGGTCCTGGATGGCCTTAACCATGTCAACGTTCTTACTGTTGATGACGTCGGTAGCGCCGAGTTCCTTGGCCAATTCAAGTCGTTCGTCGTGAATGTCAACGGCAATCACGGTTGTGCACCCAGAAATCCGTCCGGCCATCATGGCAGCTAGCCCTACGGCACCTGTCCCAATTACGGCAATCGTAGAACCCGGTTCTGGCTTGAGCGTGTTAAAGACGGTCCCTGACCCGGTTACGTAACCACAGCCTAATGGTCCGAGCTTACGTAAGTCCAGTTCCTTTGGTACCTTAACGGCATTGCGTTCCCGGACCACCGTGGTCGTGGTGAAGGAGGATTGGTCAAACATATCCGCCACGTCATGCCCGTTTTCGGTGAAGTGGGCACTCCCGTCCGGACGCACCCCTGACAGGTTGTTAGCGGCGTAGTGGAGACACTTGGTTGGCATCCCCTTCATGCAGTTGACACAGTTTCCGCACCCGTAAAAGGAGAGGATGACGTGGTCACCGGGCTTAAAGTCCTTAACTTCGGGGCCGACTTTTTCGACGATCCCAGCGCCTTCGTGTCCCAGCACGATAGGATAAGAAATCACTGCATCACCCTTACGCAAGGCTTCGTCGGAGTGGCAAATCCCCGAAGCCACCATGTGCACCTGAATGTCATCAGCCTGCATCTCAGCCAGTTCAACATCGTCCTTAATGGTAAATGGCGCACCTTGTTCTTCAACCACCGCAGCTTTAATCTTCATAATTCACGTCTCCTTTGCTTGTGATATAAATTACATAACTATTATAGAAAACGCTTTCAAAAATAACAAGTGGTTTTATCAGGGTGTTTACTAACTTGGGAGGATACGTATTTATGCCGGTTAAGAAAAAACACCAGCCAACGCTAGTGCTTAATTGTTTCAATGGACTTAAGTTTATCTAGCGGGATGCCATTACCATATGATATCGAATCCGTTGTATTGTATACGATACAATCTTTTTCAGGTCCCACATCATTTTCTTGGTATTCATCGTCAACATCCAGAAAGAAAATCTTCTTGGACGTTCCGTCTTTAAACGTAATGGTCACCCAAGTCCGTTCATATTCCCTTAGGAGGTCATATATTTCAGTATGTGTGTCGATCATCATCTTTATTCACTCCCCAGTACTACTTAATATTCTGTCACAGAATGGTTGATTTTTAATTGCCTTCCATGCATTCGTATTGGCTGAGATAGCCTGACGCATTGCCTGCATGGAATTAGCCGCCTGGACAGTATCAACAGTGATCCGGGTCGCCATTTCGTTTTGAACTTTAGCTATTTTTACCTCCTTTCTGCATAATAAAAGCCAGCTATTTAAGCTGGCTCCGCCGTTGATTAATTAACTGAAACTTGAAAGCTGATAACCTCGCCTGTTTGACATGGTTATCAGCTTTCAAGTTTCAGTTATACAGAATAAGGTTGGTGCTTTATTAGGGATATGTTTGAGGAGAGATCATTTAATACCAGCAAGTTAGGCGTCTTGTTGAGCTGCCCGTTGTTCTTCTGCAGCAAGGCGATCCTTGATGTATTTGGCAGAGGTAGCGAGCTTTTCTTTTTCAGCAGCGGTAAGGTCCAGGTGAAGTTGTTCCACCACCCCGTCACGACCAACGACTGCGGGGTAGGAGAGGTACGTTCCGTATTCTTCACGGTAATTTGAAACTGGCATTTCAGTCCGGGCATCACTTAGTAGGGCATTGGTAAGCCGGACTGCGGCAGTAGCAACACCGTAGTTGGTATACTTCTTTCCCTTATAGACCATGTAGCCTCCTTGCCGTGCGCGTTCTTCCATGTCGGTAAGGTCGAGGTGCCGTTCATCCACCAGATCTAGTACTCGTTTGCCGAGAACCCGGACTGTTGACCAGGCAGTAAATTGGGAGTTACCGTGTTCACCAAGATTGAAGCCGACCACGGATCGTGAGTCAACATGGAGGGCTTCCCCAACGCATGCGCGCATTCGTGCGGAGTCTAGCAGGGTCCCCGTACCCATCACGTGATTCTTTGGTAGCCCCGTGAGCTTCTGATACATTGAAGTGATGACGTCACAGGGATTGGTAACGTCGACAAGTTTGCCATGAAAACCGTTATCGACGAGTTTCTTAGCGACCAATGGAACCTGAGTCCGGGTAAATTTAAATTCTGCAAAGCGGTCGTGATCGGGTGTGTCCACCAGCTTAGACTTTCCCAGAGTAGAGATTACAACGTCACAGTCAGCTAATTGTGAATCATCATTAACGGTTAAGTTTGTGTGGAACGGGAGATTCGCCATGGCGTCACGGAGGTCAAGCGCATCGGCACGGACCTTTGCTTCGTTAGTATCATAGAGAGCTAAATCATCAGTGAATCCACCAGCAACGAGATAATGGGCGACAGTTGCGCCAACGTGCCCCATTCCAACTACTGCTACTTTCCTTGTCATAATAAAACTTCCTTTCGATTATCGTATTGTTGCCTTTAATCTTACTAATGTCAGAAATATCACTGTCTGCCATGATCACCACCACCTTTAATATCAAAACAAAAAGCGTCCTTTCTAGCTCTTGATAAATCTAAGAACTAAAAAGGACGCTTGTGCGTGGTACCACCTTTCTTTACGACATAATGTCGCCTCAACCAACCGCCACAAATAATGTGGTATTAGCCGGCACGGTAATGGGTGCTACCAATACGCTCTACTAGGGAATCCGTTCGGCGTACGACTCACGAGTGATTAGTAGGTGCGGCCTCTCACTGGTTCACACCACCCACCAGCTCTCTTGCTTCGGCCTCATCGCTGTTTCTCGCTCAACGTCTTTAACTTGTTTCAATTGATTGTTAAGTACTATATCACTAGGCAGATAGGGAAGTCAAGATAAAAATTAAAAAAAGATGAGAAAAGATGGGTGCAAAGGCAGACAATTTATAGTATAAATTCGTTTGATAGCGGGCATTTCTTGAGGAAAAATTATTGACACGTTAGCTTAGATTGATTATAGTTTGTTTTAAAATTTGATTAGAAAAATGAGGAGGTGAGTGCAATGGTTGGTAATATTAATATTTCTACAAATACAGCCACCCTCACCGCCAATAGTAATGACGTGATGGGCGTGAAGGATTAATAAAAAGGATGGTGGATAATTGTGTTTGGCAGATTGTAAGAAATAACTTGAACGAATTTAATGACGTAAATTAAGCAGGAAGATCTCGATTGGTGTGCGCCAGTTAAGACATTTAAGTGGCCGTGAATTCAGATACCAATTGATTTGAACCAGCTGGCGATCACTTAGTTCTTCAATGGCTTGTCCCTTGGGAATAAACCGTCGCAAAACTCGGTTACGGTTTTCATTACTACCACGTTCATGTGGTGAATAAGCATGGGCAAAATAAACCTGAGTACCTGTTAGCTGTTCAATTGTCTGATAGTTAGCGAACTCTTTACCATGATCCACGGTAAGCGTCTTGAGCTTGTCTTGAAGTTGACTAGCTAGTTCAAGTACGGCTTGAGTCATGGACTGACTGTCGCGACCATGGAGCCGTTTAACAATTGTCAGGCGACTCTTACGTTCCACAAAAGTAGCCACAGCCTGACCTTTACGTTTACCAGAAAGTACGGTATCAGCTTCAAAGTGGCCGAATTCCTGGCGAGTTTCGACTTTATGAGGACGCTCCTCAATGGAGCGGCCGTGATTGAACGTACCACGGAGCGGCCGTGATTGAACGTACCACGCTTTTCTTTAGCACGATGACGACGAATTCCATGATCAGGCAAATCGGGCAACTGTACATCAAGCCAGCCTTGATCAATCCAGTTATAGACCGTCTTGTAGGCAATCCCCACCACATGGGCAACTTGTTCAGGGGACCACTTCTGGACTTGAATTTTTTCCTCGATCAAGTGTTTAAGGTTTTTAGTGAGCGAAGACTTCCGCCCCCGTTGACTAACCTTTCGTTCAAAGTCAGTTTGCGCTAGCCCAGCCTGGTACTCACTATTTAGCCGGTGAAGTTCGTTAAAGATGGTGGTCTTACTAAAGCCTAAGTAGTTAGCGATGTATCGCAAGGAACGTCCTTCATTATGAAGCGTTTCAATGACAACACGGTTCTGGAATGATAAAATAGTGGTGCTCATCAAGGTCCTTCTTTCTAATGGATTGTGTGGTAACACCATTAAAGACCTTGATGGGTTTTTCTGTCCACTTAAATTTTACAATCTGCCATAATGTAAATTTTCCAAAGTGAGTCTAAGTAGCGCCGTTAGAGTAATTACCTGAAAAGAGCGGCGATGCAAAAGACGACCAGTTTCAATTCCACCCACCATTTCCTCATATCTGGTCCTCCCCTCGATAAATTATGTGTGCTTTTGCGTACTGGTTGCAACACTAATACAAAATCGGGGCCAACTTAAATCGACTGCGTAGTGGCGCCCCTTTCGTAACAGTTAGCCGACGACTTCTCGATTGATTTACATAATATAAAATTAAAAAATGTGATTTAGGTAATCCCCCAATGGTCACCCGGCAACTTTCTAAGCATAATAGTAGCCAATTTGTGAATTAATGTTTATGATTGTTGGTTGGTGCTGGGACGTTCATCAGGGTGATGGTTGCGGTAGCCGTTAATCGGTCGTTAACCAGCAGCCGGGCTTGCCAGGTCTGAAGTGTGCGGCCGACGTGGTCGGGAGTTGCAACGACAAAAATTACACCTTCCCGTATCGCTTGAAGGTGTTGTGTGGTAACATTGACCCCGACCGCGATTCGCCCCGGCGCTACGTTGGCGTTAGCCCCTAGGGAGGCTGCGGTTTCCGCCAGTACGGTGTTAATTCCGCCGTGAACGATCCCGTACGGTTGCAAGTGCTTTGCTTGGACCGGCATGGAGAGTTCAACGCGGTCTTTGGTCACCAAGTCCTGGTGAATGCCTAAGTTTTCAAGTAAATTCATTTTTGTACCTCTGGATTTTGTAAAGGAGTTTGTTATGACGAGTGCTAACTGGACCCCCGTTAAGGAGTATTCCGAAATTATTTTTGAACGCGACGATAAGATCGCCAAGATTACGATGAACCGGCCGGAAAAGCACAATGCCTTCACCCCGGTAACGGTCGCCGAAATGATCGACGCGTTTAACATCTGTCGTGATGATAGCACAATTGGCGTGATTATTCTTACCGGAGCCGGCGATAAGGCCTTTTCTTCCGGTGGTGACCAATCCGTGCGGGGTAACGGGGGTTACGTGGGCCCCGACCACATCGCCCGGCTCAACGTTTTGGACCTCCAACACTTGATTCGGATCATCCCCAAGCCGGTGATTGCCATGGTCAAGGGCTGGTCAGTCGGGGGCGGGAACGTCTTACAACTGGTTTGTGACCTGACGATCGCCGCCGACAACGCCATGTTCGGGCAAACGGGTCCGAAGGTGGGTTCCTTTGACGCCGGTTATGGCTCGGGTTACCTAGCCCGGGTGATCGGCCACAAGCGGGCCAAGGAAGTTTGGTTCTTAAACCACTTCTACACGGCTGACGAAGCTTACCAAATGAACTGGATTAACAAGGTGGCGCCCCTAGCTGAGGTCGAATCAGTTACTTTAGACTGGTGTCATGAAATCTTAAAGAAGTCACCGACCGCCCTTCGCTTCATTAAGGCGGCCATGAACGCCGATACAGATGGTTTAGCGGGGCTTCAACAATTTGCCGGTGACGCCACGATGCTTTACTACACGACTGACGAAGGAAAGGAAGGGCGCGACGCCTTTAACCAAAAGCGCGACCCCGACTTCGATAAGTTCCCGAAGTTCCCGTAGGAGGCCGTCATGGAGATTCCAAATTGGCTCCTCAAACAGGCTTCGCTAAACCCTAACCGGGTGGCGGTTAACGACGGTACCACCGCCTACACCTTTGCCCAGCTGGTTCCCCTGGTCGCCCACCGTGCTGGCCAGATTCAAGCGCAGACGGACCAGCCCCGGGTTGGGGTGATGACCCACAATAACCTGGCTGGTTACTTAGCCGCCCTGGGGGTCTTAGCCGCCGACAAGACCATCGTTTGGCTAAATTGGCGCCTCGCCCCTGAAGAACTGAGCCGCCAAATCGGCGACGCGGGGCTCGACCTAGTCTTAGTCGATGACCAACTAGCCGACCGCTATTACGGTGGGCACCGGGTCCTCTGTTCGGAATTGACAGCCGGCACTGCCCCGGCGGCAGTGTTGACGCCGACGGTTGACCTAGACGCCGTGGCCTCGATCATGTACACCTCGGGAACCACCGGTCAGCCAAAGGGCGTCTTGCAAACCTACGGCAACCACTTGGCCTCCGCCATTTCGTCATCTTTGAACCTCGGGGTGTTGCCAAACGACCTCTGGTTGTGCGTCGCCCCCATCTTCCACATTTCGGGCTTTTCAATTCTAATGCGGGGCCTGATTTACGGGATGGGCGTTCGCCTAGTCAACCATTTCGATGCGCAAGTGGTCAACCAAATCCTGGAGGACGAACCGGTTACGATCATTTCGGCCGTTCCCTACATGCTAAAGAAGATGCTCGAAGACGTCCAAGCAAATGACCACTGTTACTCATCGGCCTTTCGCCTGGTGCTACTCGGCGGTGGGACGATTGACCGGGCAACCCTTAAAGCCTGCGAAGAAAGTGGGCTGCCGGTTGTCCAGTGTTACGGGATGACCGAAACTTGCTCGCAGTTCGTTGCCCTCTCGGCTGAAGAGGCGCCTTACCACCTTGGTTCGGTCGGTAAGCCCCTGTTTACCACCCAGCTGCGTTTGGTGGGTGAGCATCACGAAATCGAGATCCAGACCCCGGCCTTAACCCCGGGTTACTTAAACCAACCGGCCAAGTTTGCGGCTAAGCACGATGGCGACTGGTACCGAACCGGCGACGTCGGCCACTTTGATGAAGACGGTTTCTTGTACGTCGACGGACGGTTAGATGAAATGATCATCTCCGGGGGCGAAAACATTTTCCCCGCCGAGGTGGAAAACGTCTTGCGCCAGTACCCAGGCATCCAAGAAATTGCCGTGGTCGGCCGTAATGATCAACAGTGGGGCGCCGTTCCCGTGGCCGTGGTCGTCAGCAAACAACCCGTCGACTTTCAGCAGTTGGAGGCCTTCGGGCGTGAACACCTGGCCCACTATAAGGTACCCAAGGTCTACTTGCAAACAGACGCCCTACCGAAAAACGCTAGCGGCAAGGTCCAAAAGTTTCGCTTACAAGACCTGGTCGCTAACGCTTAGTCATGCCACAACAGAATAATCAATTGAGAAAAGAAAGATACAAATAAATGATGGATGCAAAACCCAACCGCCGGGCGCTGTCGCTCGGTTCCTTTGTAATTTTATACCTTGGTTACATGCTCTTATTCGCCGACCGGACCGTGCTTAACTTATCGTTGGCCGCGATCGGCAAGGATTTCTCCGTTAGCCCGGCCGCACTGGGGGCGACTAGTTCCGTCTTCTTCTTGGGCTACACGATCATGCAAATCCCGGGGGGCTGGCTGACCGACCGCTTCTCTTCCCGTAAGGTGATCATCGCCACCCTCGCCTTTTGGTCGGTGATGACGATCTTTACCGGGCTGGCCTGGTCCTTAGCCGCCCTCTTGGTAATTCGGTTCCTGTTTGGGATCGCCGAGGGCCCTTACCCACCGGCCGCCATGAAGCAAGTCGCCCAGGACTTCCCGGTCAACAAGCGTGCCCAACTGACCGCCGCCTTAATTTCCTCTAACTACGCCGGCGCGGCCCTGGCCCCTTTCATCATTGTGCCAATCATCGCCGCCACCGGTTGGCGCTCGGCCTTCTTCTGGTTGGGGGGCTTTGGCCTACTCTTGATGGTCAGCTACCTCTTCTTCCGCGGTCACGGCGGTGGACAAACGGTAACGAAACAAGAACGG
The nucleotide sequence above comes from Limosilactobacillus fermentum. Encoded proteins:
- a CDS encoding NAD(P)H-binding protein, which produces MNVTILAANGQIAHLVEERLLTEPTFKDIQLTLMLRHPERLSELNDNPRVTLLDGDLTNPTDVIQATKDA
- a CDS encoding L-lactate dehydrogenase; its protein translation is MTRKVAVVGMGHVGATVAHYLVAGGFTDDLALYDTNEAKVRADALDLRDAMANLPFHTNLTVNDDSQLADCDVVISTLGKSKLVDTPDHDRFAEFKFTRTQVPLVAKKLVDNGFHGKLVDVTNPCDVITSMYQKLTGLPKNHVMGTGTLLDSARMRACVGEALHVDSRSVVGFNLGEHGNSQFTAWSTVRVLGKRVLDLVDERHLDLTDMEERARQGGYMVYKGKKYTNYGVATAAVRLTNALLSDARTEMPVSNYREEYGTYLSYPAVVGRDGVVEQLHLDLTAAEKEKLATSAKYIKDRLAAEEQRAAQQDA
- a CDS encoding tyrosine-type recombinase/integrase gives rise to the protein MKQLVLPIKDSQMLSQVLATLRDNFKFGQRNYTIFQVGKATLLRVSDVISLKKADVFDEEGEVRRNAFIVDKKTHKQNTLYLKPVEKDLKRYARWLTNYQLANPDCQVYTSEWLFPSFQRPERHITEHQYYKVMHKVGDLLGLNYLGTHTMRKTGAYRVYVQSNYNIGLVMKLLNHSSEAMTLAYLGLDQQSREDLLDQIDFGGIN
- a CDS encoding NAD(P)-dependent alcohol dehydrogenase — protein: MKIKAAVVEEQGAPFTIKDDVELAEMQADDIQVHMVASGICHSDEALRKGDAVISYPIVLGHEGAGIVEKVGPEVKDFKPGDHVILSFYGCGNCVNCMKGMPTKCLHYAANNLSGVRPDGSAHFTENGHDVADMFDQSSFTTTTVVRERNAVKVPKELDLRKLGPLGCGYVTGSGTVFNTLKPEPGSTIAVIGTGAVGLAAMMAGRISGCTTVIAVDIHDERLELAKELGATDVINSKNVDMVKAIQDLTDGHGVDYAVDTTGVSKVIQDAIKALAQGGVLAPIAVTANHIDINTWDDLCPADKTIVGVNMGDSIPQVDIPRLIKFYQLGMFDFDKTEKFYTFDQINEANADSGSGKTIKPVLIIDEDYKPGE
- a CDS encoding TetR/AcrR family transcriptional regulator, which encodes MKREEQVRLTKQKLLTAADQLIVKEGYAAVSVERITKLAGVSKGTFYTYFKKKGDLMIALSQHRFAAINDQIPILVNGDPVEGIRHYLMSYLKVVTDQSTLAMVRSWLRFILDPSNGQIGKFENDRRGIERLLQGLVDHQRLTASTPVATIANLLTVELYGILVAWGVDDQASPEQRLRDYCDVALGSMLAPYLVK
- a CDS encoding sugar-binding domain-containing protein, which codes for MITKYLDEALARGIVDINIHTDYARNAKLEKQLSQALNIKHLYILREPVSPSKRQGVLTSFAAHQVQAAIAQSHVVGLSWGETVFAVLDAFSLQEADDLTFTQYLGENMKYRSSSGSMRMVQKAASSYDAGYTTIPGPLYIVNDQVRQGLIQEPSMTEAFENAAQMDMLLSGLGTIESINAIPAWRSAKEAIFPGVDLDQVAGMAFGRPYDINGNFLIDQENDKTFSLPLEQILQVPRRFAVVQRRSKASAALGALRGGFFTDMIFTETIAMKVQKLL
- the citG gene encoding triphosphoribosyl-dephospho-CoA synthase CitG, whose amino-acid sequence is MVSKVFEGTNVEIPAVLANRDRRVATQAQLLREHPSQVVVACKLNIPGPVKNSAAIQAFFTAGLARLEDQWLACGQPFEIATSWEDAPTGPERFYLLYSAGVTVKEGTVHFEERQPANRLFDLDVLITNGGESHSLSRGDFDLTVRTCLICGRPAKECGRSRRHSVEELQARVAKLIDEATAANQRETVAEQLADQAVKAMLNEVVTWPKPGLVNPVEHRAHPDMDVFTFIQSATSLRPYFKQAATAGLNFPTEQPAPLFFNQLRLLGQRAETTMFKATAGVNTHKGTIFSLGILTGTVATLKGRQLPVTQLNVQRVVKEMLANLLATDLDGLKHGQQLTAGERQYLAYGQTGIRGEAASGFPTVFKYGLPTWRANWGMNQNDRQLTTFLKIARHTDDTTLVKRAGDPAILAWKDQQLDRFFELGGLTTKQGRQFLVNLEKDFSDRHLSLGGAADLLIATIFLASVMEGDNDHGTKN
- a CDS encoding alpha/beta fold hydrolase — protein: MELRTDDGLRLNYQVVGYGQSLIFIHGFGGYQQVWTRQVEYFTSRGYQVVTYDQRNHGSSQFDPNLDSIHRLSRDLQELLALSTINYPILIGHSMGASVIYDFLTRYPNYPLAGVVAVDQSPRLINSPSWPYGFMKVTRANYQQGLLAPGVSETLHGIDQHVYDQLRVVKQQFPFDRAANRELVTDVARQDFRPTLATTKVPTLLVTANQSPFYQSAYATVAKDNPMVHHVSIDQSGHVVMAEQVAVFNQVVSQFLHQL